The Acidobacteriota bacterium genome includes a region encoding these proteins:
- a CDS encoding VWA domain-containing protein has product MILHPQPGDLWRGENYLSFRVLGMSPGEYKITGKYRTGVLPEQVLREEECYVEAETSGVGFVHTCHLSLGSSLESRTIRVRAIDREGKEIVSASVKTENDGPPDVDVRRGVEQIDVQLLGPEETWSRLLPQRPAGGGALEEQQVYEGRIGEVLSCSVSGLPCDIYDVERLSPPARVVIGIAVDNSGSTDGNANVRAALRGLGESLRDYGAQGIALEVAGWQFSGDVLSLTPGFVRDYEGVLSELSSLPIDRTAGVTHVGLAAETLIDALAARAATSAKARRVLPIGVLVSDFEGSPCDQGVIEKAHGAGIVVHGIRLPSRPSFRGKGGSAANVIRNTGGELIDAVLLRRGRATLPPLLTERILQSAFATYRVRFGPDWEPGMGGAVWKREAARFRRRVHSGGVVRIRPTEALAAEHPDLSVRHPDHALRREPFVGRALRVLRKEGIPPEARMEYLEAMKDQLPEIVRRGKAGKMVEAIALSHARASRVQLEGLESIVEAYVARVRRSAEHSQDEERRAGLLRHAQGFVQQFEAARREARRARKAGDEVQEAAIVYLLCRLCEKHGLVEPGSAERWLAFRRASAEVSAQVARAGLLWGRHYGVDPFTGLEALARMAEHGHRPVLAAADRGARRALEQMRAFVYQEMLEQVVAGLVACQVEKDPPGAMLRKLWHRKKANSLREMVESVREEIAEGALICPEQAAVLRWPSADLSRAERTLAGILDSH; this is encoded by the coding sequence GTGATCCTCCATCCGCAGCCGGGAGATCTCTGGAGGGGGGAGAACTATCTATCCTTTCGTGTGCTGGGGATGTCCCCGGGCGAATACAAGATTACTGGGAAATACCGGACGGGGGTTCTGCCCGAGCAAGTTCTGCGTGAGGAGGAGTGCTACGTCGAGGCGGAGACCTCAGGGGTTGGGTTCGTCCATACCTGTCACCTTTCCCTGGGCTCCTCTCTCGAGAGCCGGACGATCAGGGTGCGGGCCATCGATCGGGAAGGAAAGGAGATCGTCAGTGCCAGCGTGAAAACCGAGAACGACGGTCCGCCGGACGTGGACGTGCGGCGGGGGGTTGAGCAGATCGACGTTCAGTTGCTCGGGCCCGAGGAGACGTGGTCGCGGCTGTTGCCGCAACGTCCGGCCGGAGGGGGAGCCCTCGAGGAGCAACAGGTGTACGAGGGGCGGATCGGCGAGGTTCTCTCCTGCTCGGTCAGTGGACTGCCTTGTGACATCTACGATGTCGAGAGACTCTCGCCCCCGGCGAGGGTGGTGATCGGGATCGCCGTTGACAACTCGGGAAGTACGGATGGGAACGCCAACGTGCGAGCAGCCCTTCGGGGGCTGGGTGAGTCGCTGCGTGACTATGGCGCGCAGGGCATCGCACTGGAGGTTGCAGGGTGGCAGTTTTCAGGAGACGTCTTATCCCTGACACCGGGCTTCGTGCGGGACTACGAGGGAGTTCTCTCCGAGCTTTCATCGCTGCCGATCGATCGTACAGCAGGTGTAACGCACGTGGGCTTGGCTGCAGAAACCCTCATCGACGCCCTCGCTGCAAGAGCGGCGACGAGCGCAAAGGCCCGACGGGTTCTTCCGATTGGGGTTCTCGTCAGCGACTTCGAGGGTTCTCCCTGCGATCAGGGGGTCATCGAGAAAGCGCATGGGGCGGGAATAGTGGTTCATGGGATTCGGCTGCCTAGTCGTCCTTCATTCAGGGGCAAAGGCGGAAGCGCCGCCAACGTGATTCGTAACACAGGAGGCGAGCTGATCGATGCGGTACTGCTGCGCCGAGGGAGAGCCACCTTGCCTCCCCTGTTGACGGAGCGGATCCTGCAATCGGCCTTTGCAACTTACCGAGTCAGGTTCGGGCCGGACTGGGAGCCGGGGATGGGTGGAGCGGTCTGGAAGCGGGAGGCCGCGCGCTTCCGGCGTCGGGTGCACAGCGGCGGAGTGGTACGAATCCGTCCCACCGAGGCTCTTGCCGCAGAGCATCCGGACCTCAGCGTACGCCATCCGGACCATGCCTTGAGGAGGGAGCCCTTCGTGGGGCGGGCCTTGAGGGTTTTGCGGAAGGAAGGGATTCCTCCGGAAGCGCGGATGGAATACCTCGAAGCGATGAAGGATCAGCTCCCCGAGATCGTGCGCAGGGGGAAGGCGGGGAAGATGGTGGAGGCCATCGCTCTGTCCCACGCGCGGGCTTCGCGGGTGCAGCTCGAGGGGTTGGAGTCGATTGTCGAGGCCTATGTGGCTCGCGTACGCCGGTCTGCGGAGCATAGCCAGGACGAGGAGCGTAGGGCCGGGTTACTGCGACACGCCCAGGGTTTCGTCCAGCAGTTCGAGGCGGCGCGCCGAGAGGCCCGCCGGGCCCGGAAGGCCGGCGACGAGGTGCAGGAGGCCGCCATCGTCTACCTGCTTTGCAGGCTCTGCGAAAAGCACGGTCTGGTGGAGCCGGGCAGCGCCGAGCGGTGGCTCGCCTTCCGGCGGGCGAGCGCCGAGGTGTCGGCGCAGGTGGCGCGGGCCGGACTGCTGTGGGGCCGGCACTACGGAGTCGATCCCTTCACGGGGCTCGAGGCCCTGGCTCGCATGGCGGAGCACGGTCACCGGCCGGTGCTGGCGGCGGCGGACCGTGGAGCGCGGCGGGCCCTCGAGCAGATGCGGGCCTTCGTCTATCAGGAAATGCTCGAGCAGGTTGTTGCCGGTCTTGTTGCCTGCCAGGTAGAGAAAGATCCCCCGGGGGCGATGCTGCGAAAACTGTGGCATCGAAAAAAGGCGAACAGCCTCAGGGAGATGGTGGAAAGCGTGCGGGAAGAGATCGCCGAGGGAGCGCTCATCTGCCCGGAACAAGCCGCAGTGCTCCGCTGGCCGAGCGCGGATCTGAGCCGTGCTGAGCGGACACTCGCCGGAATCCTCGACAGCCACTGA